The nucleotide sequence TCGAAGTCTCCTATGGCGACCGCACCTTGAAGGTCAAAGCGCTCGAGCATTACGACTTCTCCGACATCGACATCTGCCTGATGTCGGCGGGCGGTTCGGTGTCGAAGGAATGGTCGCCGAAGATCGGTGCCGCCGGTGCGGTCGTGATCGACAATTCCTCGGCCTGGCGCATGGATCCGGACGTGCCGCTGATCGTGCCGGAAGTGAATGCGGACGCGACCAAGGACTTCTCGAAGAAGAACATCATCGCCAACCCGAACTGCTCGACGGCGCAGCTCGTCGTCGCGCTGAAGCCGCTGCACGACAAGGCGACGATCAAGCGCGTCGTCGTCTCGACCTATCAGTCGGTGTCGGGCGCCGGCAAGGATGCGATGGACGAGTTGTTCTCGCAGACCAAGGCCGTCTACACCAATGACGAGCTGATCGCGAAGAAATTCCCCAAACGCATCGCCTTCAATGTCATCCCCCACATCGACGTCTTCATGGAGGACGGCTACACCAAGGAAGAGTGGAAGATGATGGCGGAGACCAAGAAGATTCTTGATCCCAAGATCAAGCTCTCCGCGACCTGCGTGCGCGTGCCGGTGTTCGTCGGCCACTCCGAGGCCGTCAACATCGAGTTCGAGAACCCGATCACCGCGGATGAAGCGCGCGAGATCCTGCGCAAGGCGCCCGGCTGTCTCGTCATCGACAAGCAGGAGCCCGGCGGCTACGCCACGCCCTATGAGGCGGCTGGCGAAGACGCGACCTATATCAGCCGCATCCGCGAGGACGCGACCGTGGAGAACGGCCTCGTGCTGTGGTGCGTGTCGGACAATTTGCGCAAGGGCGCCGCGCTGAACGCCATCCAGATCGCCGAGGTCCTGATCAACCGCAAGCTGATCAGCGCCAAGAAGAAAGCGGCGTAGTTAGCGAATAGGGAGTGGCGAATAGCGAATGGATATCCTCTATTCGCTACTCGCCATTCGCTATTCGCTTTCTCGCACGCTGCGAAATTCCTTCGCCACCTTGTCCAGCACGAATAGCGATCCCTCGGCGACGCCGAAATAGGCGCCATGGAGCTGAGTGTGGCCGCTCTCCACGGCCTTGCGCACGAACGGGAAGGTCATGAGGTTTTCGAGGCTGCGGAATACTGCGGCCTTCTCGATGCGCTCGACGAATTGTGCCATCGTCTCGTGCTCGCGCTGCTCGACGACCTCGCCGGGCTTGATGAACATCTGCATCCAGCGCCCGATGAAATCGCCGGGGGTGAGCGGCTCGATCTTGTCGACGAAGGCGCGGATGCCGCCGCATTGCGCATGCCCGAGCACCACGATGTGTTTGACGCGCAGTACGGTGACCGCATATTCCAGCGCAGCCGAGACGCCGTGCGCGCCTTCATCGGGCTGATACACCGGCACCAGATTGGCGATGTTGCGGACGACGAACAGCTCGCCCGGGCCGACGTCGAAGATCACCTCAGGTGAGACGCGGGAATCGCAGCAGCCGATCACCATCACTTCCGGCGACTGCCCTTTCACTGACAGCTCGCGGTAGCGGTTCTGCTCGGCCGGCAGCCGTTGGGTGGCGAACGCCCTGTAGCCGTCCAGCAAGTGCTGAGGGAACGTGCTCATGACCCATGCCTAATCATATGCCGAAGGGGCGAACAAGCCTTTCGAATAGGCAGGCCAGATGCTATCGGCTTCGGTAACAGCCCGCTCGAGGAAACCGGAAGGAACGCTTGCATGACCCGCCCGCGCCGCAGCCATCTGTTCATGCCCGGTTCCAACCCCCGCGCCCTTGAAAAGGCGCGCAACCTGTCCGCCGACGGGCTGATCCTCGACCTCGAGGATTCCGTCGCCCCCGACGCCAAGGCGGTGGCGCGCGACCAGATCGCCGCCGCGATCGCGGCCAAGGGGTTCGGCAGGCGCGAGATTTTGATCCGGACCAACGGCCTCGACACACCCTGGTGGGCCGATGACATCGCGATGGCGGCCAAGGCGTCGCCGGACGGCATCCTGGTTCCAAAGGTCTCCAGCGTCGAGGACCTCGACACGATCGGCCGCCGGCTGGCCGAGTTCGGCGCCGCGCCGACGGTCAGGGTCTGGGCCATGATCGAGACCGCGCGCGCGGTGCTGCACGCCGAGGAGCTGTCTGCAGCCGGGCGCGATCCGAAGACGCGGCTGTCGGGCTTCGTGTTCGGGCCCAACGACATCTCGCGGGAGACGCGGATCCGGATGCTGCCGGGCCGCGCCGCGATGATCCCGATGATCACCCACTGCATCCTCGCGACGCGCGCCCATGGCCTCGAAATCCTCGACGGCCCCTATAGCGACATCAACAATTCCGATGGTTTCGCGACGGAATGCGCGCAAGGCCGCGATCTCGGCTTCGACGGCAAGACGCTGATCCATCCGTCGCAGATCGATGCCTGCAACGCGATCTTCACGCCGCCTGAAGAAGAAGTTGCGCGTGCCCGCAAGATCATTGCGGCGTTCGAATTGCCGGAGAATGTGTCACGCGGCGCGATCCGGCTCGATGGCCAGATGGTGGAACGCCTGCACGCCGACATGGCGCGGCGCACGATCGAGATCGCTGACGCGATCGCTGCGATGGGTAAGGGTTAAGGCGCGTACTGCATCGGCTAGTCGCGATACCGGCAGAACTCGTCCCCGTTTTCGTATTCGATACAGGTCTTCACGCGAGGACGAGGCCGGACTTCATAGTAACGGCCCTCGCTCCGGTCCACAGAGCCATATCTGCGGCCGCGATCCATGTCATCATCGTCTTGCCGCCAGTTTCGGCCGGTGGTCCGATGATCTTCATCCTGGTCCATCATGCGCCCCTGGCGCTGACGCATGCGGTCCATGTCCATACGGTCCTCACCACGCTGCCGCGCCGTCCAATCTCGATTGATCCGTGTGTCTTCGGCGTTGCGGCGGTCCCGGTCGCGAGATTGGTCTGACTGTTGCGGTGTACGTTCCGGCTGAGTTGGAGTGTCTTGGGCCTGCGACTGGCCCGACTGTTGCGCGGGGCGCTCGGGGCCGGCTTGGCTCGTGGATTGGTTCGTGTCTGACGTTGTCTGCTGAGCAGACGCGGTGACGGGAATGATCCCAGACATCAGGAACAGGATGGCTGCCAGGTCTGAACGACGCATGAGTTCACCTCGCGAGTTTGCTTTGTAACCGGATGGCTCAGCGTTCGTTCTTAATAATCTTCGCCTCATAATCTTCGCCTTCCGCGATACGCCGCAACGAGCCCGATTGAACGGTTGCGGGGGGCGTTTCGGCAAACGCCGATGCACGCGCGAGTGTACCATTCAACGGCGATGCTTAACCTAGGTGAAGTATCAGGATCGATAGCGGTGCTGTGTCAGGAACCTCAATGAGGAGAAATGCTTAAGGAAGAGGGGTCCTAACCATCTAGCGGGTCGTCTATGATCAGAAGCCCTGACAGGTCGCTGGACCGCTTCACCTGTTCGCGTGCGGCGGTGATGGTGGTCGAGGACGATTATTTCATCCGGGCAATGATTGCCGACGAGCTGCGCAGCTCTGGCTTCCAGGTTGTTGAATGTAGCACCGCCGATGAGGCCATGGACGTCCTGAATGCCGGCGCCGATGTCTCCATCGTCTTTAGCGACATTCGCATGCCGGGATCTATGGATGGGGCGACGCTTGCGTTGGTCCTGAGCGAGCGGTTTCCTGCTCTGACTGTCGTTCTCACCTCGAGTGAGCCGCCCAACGGTTTCGTTGCCAATCAGTTTGTTCCGAAGCCCTACGATCCCGTGCGGGTTATCCAGCTAATTGACGGGCTGTTAGGAACGTCGAGACTCCCCCACCGTTGAGGCTGATGGAACAAGCACCGCGACATGGGCAGCGGGGGACGGTTCTTCTGGCCGAGCATGACGTTCTGGTGCGCATGCCCATCGCGCAGTATCTGCGCGACTGCGGATACAAAGTTCTGGAAGCCGTAACCACCGAGGAAGCTATCGAAGCTCTTGAGGATCGTCGCTTCGACGTCGGCGCCGTCATCAGCAGTATCCAACTTGCCGGCGATGGGTTCGGCATTGCGACGTGGGTGAAGCAGCACAGCCCGCACACGACGATGCTGCTGACCGGCACCCCCAAGCGAGCTGTAGACGCGGCAGCCGAGCTGTGCAGCGATGATGCTTTGCCAACCCGGCTCGCTCCGCAACTGCTGCTGCAGCGCATTCTGCAGATGCTCGCAACGCGTAGGCCGCCCGCGCAGGAAGGGCGAACGGCGATGTTGTGACCGCGCCGCATCAATGCGGTGCGAGGTCTGCGCGATCGAGCGATTCCAGCGTCGAGGCGTTGCCGCAATAGCCGTGATAGTTCTCGGCGGCGGTGCCGCTATCAAGATCGCGGTCGCACTGCGCCTTGTGGCCGCAGAGCGCGCACACGCGTTCCATGTCACGCAGCAGCAACGGCTGGGCGCGCCCGAGACGCTCCGCGCTGATGCCGAGCTGCTCCAGCATCTTCGGCAGCTCGTCGGCGGCGTGCCGGCCATGACGGACCAGCTCCTCCAGATCGTCGGGCGAAATCCTGAGATCACCCGCGATCCGGTTGAAGTCGGAGCGGTCGAGCTGCCGCATCTCGTTCAGCTCGCGGTGATGCTTCAGCCAGCCGGCAAAGGACTCGATGAGATCCTGGACGATGGGATAAGGCCTGCTTGCGGTGCTCATGCAACGCTCCATTCGAGTCGTGGAATTCGCGCCGAATAGAGCAGAGCTGCAGGAAAGTGCGTTGCGCTGGATCAAATAGGACTCTCGTATCCCGGACGCGGGTGCGGCGCGCTTGGCGATGCGGAGCATCGTCCAAAGTGCCGCTCCGCAGAGCGGGGACCCATCGTCCCGCAATTATTGGGCGCCGGCTCAGCAGCGCATCACTCACGTGCTGCGCTGCGTCGGGGCACGAGATGGGAGCTAGCGAAACCGCTCCGCCGCCCACGCATACAGGCTGCCCGGAATCGGTGGCTGGCCGCCGCGGCCTTTTGGCGAGACGTGCAGGCCGATGATCTCGGGGTTGGTGACGAGGCCGAGATAGCTCATTGGTTCGAAGAACAGCTTTGGCTCGGCATGCACGGCGTAGAACGACTGCTTCGGCAGCGCGCAGTTCAACTCGCCGGTGCGGCGGGCGAGTGCGGTCAGCGCCGCCGGCCCAAAGATCGCGACGCGGATGTCGGAGAGGCGGTTCGAGCCGCCGCGCAGGCGACGCATCGCAAACGTGATGCGATGGCGCAGCGACAGCCAGTCCGGCGTCAGCTCCTCCTGCTCCATCAGCTCTTCGAAGGCGCGGACGATGCCATGCTCTGCCGGCAGGTAGATCACGGAGTTGCCGAGCTGGCGCGGCCGCTCCCAAGCGAAGTAAGGCTTTGCCGGATTGATCTCGACCGGTTTCAAGAGCAGCACGTCGGCGTCGAGCCAGAGGCCGAGGCCCTTGGCCATCAGCTTCATCCGAAAGAAGTCGCTGAACTGCAGCGTGGTCCAGTCGCGCCAGCTTCCATCCGGCTGCGGCGGCCGCAGCCTCTCGGAGAAGGCATGCGGCAGGATCGCCTCGGCATCGGCGTTGCCGACGCCCGCGGGCAGGCCGGGAATGGTGTCGAAACTGTAGACCGTGACCTTGTGACCGGCCGCGAGCTGCGAGCGCAGACAGGTCTGGCGTAGCGCATCCATCGGACCATGCCAGAAGGTGACGATTTCGGGCAGCATGAGGCGAAGCTATACGGGATAACGAGGGCAAAGAAAAAGCCCCGGCGCTGACAGCACCGGGGCTCGAACCGAAATGCCGATCTCAGGCCCAGGCGCGCTCGCGCTTGAGCTTGTCCTCGTAGGTGTCGATCGAGGCCTTCTTCTCCATCGTCAGGCCGATGTCGTCGAGGCCGTTGATCAGGCAGTGCTTGCGGAACGGGTCGATCTCGAACTTGACCTTGCCGCCGTCGGGACCGCGGATCTCCTGGTTCGGCAGGTCGATCGTCAGCGTCGCATTGGCGCCGCGCTCAGCGTCGTCGAACAGCTTGTCGAGGTCTTCTTGGCTGACGCGGATCGGCAGAATGCCGTTCTTGAAGCAGTTGTTGTAGAAGATGTCGCCGAACGAGGTCGAGATCACGCAGCGGATGCCGAAGTCGAGCAGTGCCCAGGGCGCATGTTCGCGGCTCGAGCCGCAGCCGAAATTGTCGCCGGCGACCAGCACCTTGGCATTGCGATAGGCCGGCTGGTTGAGCACGAAATCCGGATTCTCGCTGCCATCGTCCTTGTAGCGCTGCTCGGAGAAAAGCCCCTTGCCAAGGCCGGTGCGCTTGATGGTCTTCAGATACTGCTTCGGAATGATCATGTCGGTGTCGACATTGATGATCTTCAGCGGCGCCGCGACGCCTTCCAGCGTGGTGAACTTGTCCATGGTTGCGCTTCCCGGGGTGGGTCAGGGGAAAAGCTATTTATCGCGATCGGGGCGGAAATCCTAGGCCGAATTCGGCAGATCTAGTCTGCTTGGGCCTCAATCGCCGCCATATCGTCATCCGAGAGGCCGAAATGGTGGCCGATTTCGTGGATCAGCACGTGGCGGACGATATGGCCGATCGTCTCGTCGTGCTCGGCCCAGTAATCCAGGATGGGGCGGCGGTAGAGCCAGACCATGTTGGGCAGCCGCGCCACGTCGCCAAAACTCTGCTGCGGCAGGCCGACGCCCTGAAACAGGCCGAGCAGGTCGAACTCGCTCTCGCAGTCCATCTCATCGAGGACCTCGTCGGTCGGGAAGTCGTCGACCCGGATGATCACGCCTTCGCAGAGCTTGCGAAAGTGCGCCGGCAGGTGCTTGAAAATGTCGTGCGCCACCACCTCCATCTCGGCCAGCGAGGGCGCTTTCAGATCCGTCCACATGCGCTTCTCTTAGCGCGGGTTCCTTCGTGATGCATCCGGCTTTATAGGACTGGACGAAGAGTTGACGCCGTTCGCGAAAACGGAGAGCGTACGGCGCATCAAGGGGTTGTTTCAGGCGGGTGGTACGATGCGGGCGGGAACAGCGGTACTGGTTCTACTTTGCATGGGGTTGTTTTCGCAATTTTGCACCGGCGCGGAAGCCCAGACCGCCGGTCCCGAACTCCGGTTGGCCCAGGCGGCGCCGCCAGACGCTCCGCCGCCGCGCAGGCGGCCGCCGACCCGGCTGCGCGTGCAGCCTTACTACTACTATGGCGATGAGAATCGGGTCTATCCGCGCTACAATCCCGGTCCCGACGCGGTCCGCGAGTGCAACGCGACCTATGTCCAGGAGTATCGGCCGAGCGGCACCGTGATTGTGCCGCGTATGAGCTGCTACTGGCGCCGCGGCTGACGCGTTTAACGCCCGCGTAGCGCCGCCGATCAGTCCGGCAAAGCCGGACCTGTTTTTCCTTGCAGGCAGCCTGATGAAGCCCGCATGCTGAGGGCGGAGGTCGTCATGGCGAAATGGATTGCACTGGCCGTCGCTCTTGGGCTGGCCGCAGGCTTGCCAAGCCTCGCCGCTGCTCAGGCCGTGGCGAAGCCGGACGCCTCAGCGGGGGTCGCGTTCTTCGGTCCACGGTCGCACGCGCGACACCATGACGTTGCGCGGCGCTACGTGCCCTACGAACCCCACTACTACGCGCGACCCGTTTATTATCGGCCTTATCCTTACGCCGTGCCCTATCCTTTCGTGTTCGGCTTCGGGCCGTGGTGGTGATGTCGCCGCGCTAGCCGGCGGGCGCAAACCTTCGTGCGTCCCGGAATGACACGAGCAACGTCAGGACCGGTCGGCTACAGCCAATCCTTCAGCTTCCACGACGCCGGCTTCCAGCGCGTCAGGGTCTCGAGCTTCCATTGCCGGAACATCGCCGGCGGCCAGCGGCTGAGGCGCGAGGTCTCCTCGACCTCGGGCTTGGCGACGATGCGCAGCGGCGCGGCGCGCCGCCGATGCTGGCGGGTCGCCTCGCTGATCAGATCGACATATTCAGGCTTGTTGGCCATAGCGCGCGTCCTCGCGAAACCGTCGCGAGGACGAGAATGTCGGCATGCCGATTAACGGCGGCTTGCCACGATCACTCAAATTGCAGGGAGCGGCTCACCGCCAGTCCCTGACGTCGACGAAGTGACCCGCGATCGCCGCGGCTGCCGCCATCGCCGGCGACACCAGGTGCGTGCGGCCCTTGAAGCCTTGGCGCCCCTCGAAGTTGCGGTTCGAGGTCGAGGCGCAGCGCTCTTCAGGCTTCAGCTTGTCGGGGTTCATCGCAAGGCACATCGAGCAGCCCGGCTCGCGCCATTCGAAGCCAGCCTTGATGAAGACCTTGTCCAGACCCTCGGCTTCCGCCTGCTCCTTCACGATGCCGGAGCCCGGCACGACCATGGCGTTGACATGGGCCGAGACCTGCTTGCCTTCCGCGATCTTGGCGGCGGCGCGCAAGTCTTCGATGCGGCCGTTGGTGCAGGAGCCGATGAAGACGCGATCGAGCTTGATGTCGGTGATCTTGGTGCCTGCGGTGAGGCCCATATATTTCAGCGCGCGGTGCTTGGAGATGCGCTTGGCTTCATCCTCGATCTTGTCGGGATCGGGCACGAAGCCGGTCACCGAGATGACGTCCTCAGGGCTTGTGCCCCAGGTCACGATCGGCGGCAGTTTTGCTGCGTCGAGCCGGATCTCATGGTCGAAATGCGCGCCCGCGTCGGAGCGCAGCTTCTCCCAGTAGCGCATCGCTTCGTCCCAGGCCGCGCCCTTCGGCGCCTTGGGACGGTCGCGCAGGAAGTCGTAGGCCTTCTGGTCAGGCGCGACGAGGCCGGCGCGGGCGCCGCCTTCGATCGACATGTTGCAGACCGTCATACGGCCTTCCATCGACAGCGCGCGGATCGCATCGCCGGCATACTCCAGCACGTAGCCGGTGCCGCCCGCGGTGCCGATCTCGCCGATGATGGCCAGGATGATATCCTTGCCCGTCACGCCCTCCGGCAATTTGCCGTCGACGGTGACGCGCATGTTCTTCGCCTTCTTCTGGATCAGCGTCTGCGTCGCCAGCACGTGCTCGACCTCGGAGGTGCCGATGCCGTGCGCGAGCGCGCCGAACGCACCATGCGTCGAGGTGTGGCTGTCACCACAGACGATGGTGGTGCCGGGCAGCGTAAAGCCCTGC is from Bradyrhizobium sp. ISRA430 and encodes:
- a CDS encoding aspartate-semialdehyde dehydrogenase, which codes for MGYKVAVVGATGNVGREMLNILDERKFPADEVVALASRRSVGVEVSYGDRTLKVKALEHYDFSDIDICLMSAGGSVSKEWSPKIGAAGAVVIDNSSAWRMDPDVPLIVPEVNADATKDFSKKNIIANPNCSTAQLVVALKPLHDKATIKRVVVSTYQSVSGAGKDAMDELFSQTKAVYTNDELIAKKFPKRIAFNVIPHIDVFMEDGYTKEEWKMMAETKKILDPKIKLSATCVRVPVFVGHSEAVNIEFENPITADEAREILRKAPGCLVIDKQEPGGYATPYEAAGEDATYISRIREDATVENGLVLWCVSDNLRKGAALNAIQIAEVLINRKLISAKKKAA
- the leuC gene encoding 3-isopropylmalate dehydratase large subunit, which gives rise to MSKPTTLYDKIWNDHLVHEADDGTCLLYIDRHLVHEVTSPQAFEGLRATGRKVHAPEKTLAVVDHNVPTTDRTKPNPDPESIEQIKALAENAKEFGIEYYNEFDKRQGIVHVIGPEQGFTLPGTTIVCGDSHTSTHGAFGALAHGIGTSEVEHVLATQTLIQKKAKNMRVTVDGKLPEGVTGKDIILAIIGEIGTAGGTGYVLEYAGDAIRALSMEGRMTVCNMSIEGGARAGLVAPDQKAYDFLRDRPKAPKGAAWDEAMRYWEKLRSDAGAHFDHEIRLDAAKLPPIVTWGTSPEDVISVTGFVPDPDKIEDEAKRISKHRALKYMGLTAGTKITDIKLDRVFIGSCTNGRIEDLRAAAKIAEGKQVSAHVNAMVVPGSGIVKEQAEAEGLDKVFIKAGFEWREPGCSMCLAMNPDKLKPEERCASTSNRNFEGRQGFKGRTHLVSPAMAAAAAIAGHFVDVRDWR
- a CDS encoding carbonic anhydrase produces the protein MSTFPQHLLDGYRAFATQRLPAEQNRYRELSVKGQSPEVMVIGCCDSRVSPEVIFDVGPGELFVVRNIANLVPVYQPDEGAHGVSAALEYAVTVLRVKHIVVLGHAQCGGIRAFVDKIEPLTPGDFIGRWMQMFIKPGEVVEQREHETMAQFVERIEKAAVFRSLENLMTFPFVRKAVESGHTQLHGAYFGVAEGSLFVLDKVAKEFRSVRESE
- a CDS encoding CoA ester lyase, with the translated sequence MTRPRRSHLFMPGSNPRALEKARNLSADGLILDLEDSVAPDAKAVARDQIAAAIAAKGFGRREILIRTNGLDTPWWADDIAMAAKASPDGILVPKVSSVEDLDTIGRRLAEFGAAPTVRVWAMIETARAVLHAEELSAAGRDPKTRLSGFVFGPNDISRETRIRMLPGRAAMIPMITHCILATRAHGLEILDGPYSDINNSDGFATECAQGRDLGFDGKTLIHPSQIDACNAIFTPPEEEVARARKIIAAFELPENVSRGAIRLDGQMVERLHADMARRTIEIADAIAAMGKG
- a CDS encoding metallopeptidase family protein, with the translated sequence MWTDLKAPSLAEMEVVAHDIFKHLPAHFRKLCEGVIIRVDDFPTDEVLDEMDCESEFDLLGLFQGVGLPQQSFGDVARLPNMVWLYRRPILDYWAEHDETIGHIVRHVLIHEIGHHFGLSDDDMAAIEAQAD
- the leuD gene encoding 3-isopropylmalate dehydratase small subunit gives rise to the protein MDKFTTLEGVAAPLKIINVDTDMIIPKQYLKTIKRTGLGKGLFSEQRYKDDGSENPDFVLNQPAYRNAKVLVAGDNFGCGSSREHAPWALLDFGIRCVISTSFGDIFYNNCFKNGILPIRVSQEDLDKLFDDAERGANATLTIDLPNQEIRGPDGGKVKFEIDPFRKHCLINGLDDIGLTMEKKASIDTYEDKLKRERAWA
- a CDS encoding response regulator is translated as MIRSPDRSLDRFTCSRAAVMVVEDDYFIRAMIADELRSSGFQVVECSTADEAMDVLNAGADVSIVFSDIRMPGSMDGATLALVLSERFPALTVVLTSSEPPNGFVANQFVPKPYDPVRVIQLIDGLLGTSRLPHR
- a CDS encoding response regulator codes for the protein MEQAPRHGQRGTVLLAEHDVLVRMPIAQYLRDCGYKVLEAVTTEEAIEALEDRRFDVGAVISSIQLAGDGFGIATWVKQHSPHTTMLLTGTPKRAVDAAAELCSDDALPTRLAPQLLLQRILQMLATRRPPAQEGRTAML